One genomic window of Mustela lutreola isolate mMusLut2 chromosome 14, mMusLut2.pri, whole genome shotgun sequence includes the following:
- the TTC24 gene encoding tetratricopeptide repeat protein 24, with protein MSFSNPDAAPRGPELELSSSKKKKKRKRPQQEANIQALTRAGHGALQAGRNHEALTCFQRAFVLASEPPQTRDTPVFRACAFNLGAAYVETGDPARGLELLLRAQPAEKAQGRGHGDQCFNVALAYEALGKLPQALAWYRRALGHYRPLGDQGQAQAKMGACYRALGQPELAAQCLQEASQAYAQAGQPQAAALAAGAAAACMLESGQHGVAEVVQVLEESRRFAERSPESSLLGPLYVDLGLSYSQLQLFPLAAEAFLRALPLCQGPGEEATVLRNLGAAQSALGNHQEARDFHQKAADLHGSVGQRWEQGRSFGGLAFALSQLGDHGSARDSYLHALQAARDTGDTKGQWQACEGLGAAAARLGQHDQALRYYKEALARSQKEPDSVRDRLVAKLADVMRTHLAQAGLVPTSTLVR; from the exons ATGTCTTTCTCCAACCCTGATGCTGCGCCCCGAGGGCCTGAGCTTGAACTCTCGAGctccaagaagaagaagaagagaaagcgGCCCCAGCAGGAGGCCAACATCCAAGCCCTCACCAGGGCTGGCCATGGAGCCCTACAGGCTGGCCGGAACCATGAAGCCTTGACCTGCTTCCAGAGGGCCTTCGTCCTGGCCTCTGAGCCCCCACAAACTCGGGACACCCCTGTTTTCCGGGCCTGTGCCTTCAACCTGGGGGCCGCCTATGTGGAGACTGGGGACCCAGCTAGAGGCCTGGAGCTGCTGCTGAGAGCCCAGCCTGCAGAGAAGGCACAGGGCAGAGGTCATGGAGACCAGTGTTTCAACGTGGCTTTGGCCTACGAGGCCCTGGGCAAGCTGCCTCAAGCTTTGGCCTGGTACCGCAGGGCCCTGGGCCACTACCGGCCACTCGGCGACCAGGGACAAGCCCAGGCAAAAATGGGAGCCTGCTACCGGGCCCTGGGACAGCCTGAGCTCGCGGCCCAGTGTCTGCAGGAGGCGAGCCAGGCCTATGCCCAAGCTGGGCAGCCCCAGGCTGCAGCCCTGGCCGCGGGGGCCGCGGCGGCGTGTATGCTGGAGAGCGGCCAGCACGGGGTGGCCGAAGTGGTGCAGGTGCTGGAGGAGAGCCGGAGGTTTGCAGAGAGGAGCCCTGAGAGCAGCCTGCTGG GGCCGCTCTACGTTGACCTCGGCCTGAGCTACTCCCAGCTCCAACTGTTCCCGCTAGCAGCAGAGGCCTTCCTGCGGGCCCTGCCCCTGTGTCAGGGGCCAGGAGAGGAGGCCACAGTGCTGCGAAACCTCGGGGCGGCCCAAAGTGCCCTCGGCAACCATCAGGAAGCTCGGGACTTTCACCAGAAGGCCGCTGACCTGCATG GCTCGGTGGGGCAACGGTGGGAGCAGGGACGAAGCTTCGGCGGCCTGGCGTTCGCCCTGAGCCAGCTGGGGGACCACGGATCCGCCCGAGACAGCTACCTGCATGCCCTCCAGGCCGCCCGGGACACCG GGGACACGAAGGGGCAGTGGCAGGCCTGCGAGGGGCTGGGGGCCGCGGCAGCCAGACTGGGGCAGCACGACCAGGCCTTGCGCTACTATAAGGAAGCGCTGGCCCGGAGTCAG AAGGAGCCAGACTCTGTGCGGGACCGGCTGGTGGCCAAGCTGGCCGATGTCATGAGGACGCACCTGGCGCAGGCTGGGCTTGTCCCAACGTCCACGCTGGTGAGGTGA